From one Felis catus isolate Fca126 chromosome E2, F.catus_Fca126_mat1.0, whole genome shotgun sequence genomic stretch:
- the ZNF574 gene encoding zinc finger protein 574 isoform X2 — protein MTEESEETVLYIEHRYVCSECNQLYGSLEEVLMHQNSHVPQQHFELVGVADPGVTVAAEAASGTGLYQTLVQESQYQCLECGQLLMSPSQLLEHQELHLKMMAPQEAVPAEPPPKAPALSSSTIHYECVDCKALFASQELWLNHRQTHLRGTPTKPPAPVVLGSPVVLGPPVGQARVAVEHSYRKAEEGGEGAAVPSAAATTAEVVTEVELLLYKCSECSQLFQLPADFLEHQATHFPAPAPEAEEPALQQDTLTPSPAEVPASQPDPLPSSDHSYELRNGEAVGRDRRGRKARRNNSGEPGGTAAQELFCSACDQLFLSPHQLQQHLRSHREGVFKCPLCSRVFPSPSSLDQHLGDHSSESHFLCVDCGLAFGTEALLLAHRRAHTPNPLHSCPCGKTFVNLTKFLYHRRTHGAGGVPLPTTPVPPEEPVIGFPEPAAAETGDADAPEPPVTEESPGGPAAPGTYRCLLCSREFGKALQLTRHQRFVHRLERRHKCGICGKMFKKKSHVRNHLRTHTGERPFPCPDCSKPFNSPANLARHRLTHTGERPYRCGDCGKAFTQSSTLRQHRLVHAQHFPYRCQECGVRFHRPYRLLMHRYHHTGEYPYKCCECPRSFLLRRLLEVHQLVAHAGRQPHRCPSCGAAFPSSLRLREHRCAAAAAQAPRRFECGTCGKKVGSAARLQAHEAAHAAAGPGEVLAKEPPAPRAPRAARTPVAAPTALGSVAPAAPAAPARRRGLECSECKKLFSTETSLQVHRRIHTGERPYPCPDCGKAFRQSTHLKDHRRLHTGERPFACEVCGKAFAISMRLAEHRRIHTGERPYSCPDCGKSYRSFSNLWKHRKTHQQQHQAAVRQQLAEAEAAVGLAVMETAAEALPLVEAIEIYPLAEAEGVQISG, from the coding sequence ATGACTGAGGAGTCGGAGGAGACGGTTCTGTACATTGAGCACCGCTATGTCTGCTCTGAGTGCAACCAGCTGTATGGATCCCTGGAGGAGGTGCTCATGCACCAGAACTCCCATGTGCCTCAGCAGCACTTTGAGCTGGTGGGCGTGGCTGACCCTGGAGTCACTGTAGCCGCAGAGGCAGCTTCCGGCACGGGCCTCTATCAGACCCTGGTGCAGGAGAGCCAGTACCAGTGCCTAGAGTGCGGGCAGCTGCTGATGTCGCCCAGCCAGCTCCTGGAGCACCAGGAGCTGCACCTGAAGATGATGGCTCCCCAGGAGGCAGTGCCAGCCGAGCCACCACCCAAGGCACCTGCCCTGAGCTCTAGTACCATCCACTACGAGTGTGTGGATTGCAAGGCTCTCTTCGCCAGCCAGGAGCTCTGGCTGAACCACCGGCAGACGCACCTCCGGGGCACTCCCACCAAGCCTCCGGCCCCGGTTGTCCTGGGGTCCCCGGTTGTCCTGGGGCCCCCTGTGGGCCAGGCCCGCGTGGCTGTGGAGCACTCATACCGCAAGGcagaagagggtggggagggggccgccgTCCCTTCTGCTGCTGCCACCACCGCTGAGGTGGTGACTGAGGTGGAGCTGCTCCTCTACAAATGCTCCGAGTGCTCCCAGCTCTTCCAGCTTCCGGCCGACTTCCTGGAACACCAGGCCACCCacttccctgctcctgccccggAGGCCGAGGAGCCTGCCTTGCAGCAGGACACCCTGACTCCGTCCCCTGCAGAGGTGCCCGCGTCTCAGCCTGATCCCCTGCCGTCCTCTGACCACAGTTACGAGCTGCGCAACGGTGAAGCCGTTGGGCGCGATCGCCGGGGGCGCAAGGCCCGCAGGAACAACAGCGGAGAGCCGGGCGGGACGGCCGCCCAGGAGCTCTTTTGCTCCGCCTGTGACcagctctttctctcccctcaccAGCTACAGCAGCACCTGCGGAGCCACCGGGAGGGCGTCTTTAAGTGCCCTCTGTGCAGTCGTGTGTTCCCCAGCCCTTCCAGTCTGGACCAGCACCTTGGAGACCACAGCAGCGAGTCTCACTTCCTGTGCGTGGACTGCGGCCTGGCCTTTGGCACCGAGGCCCTCCTCCTGGCCCACCGGCGAGCCCACACCCCGAATCCTCTGCATTCGTGTCCGTGTGGAAAGACGTTTGTCAACCTCACCAAGTTCCTGTATCATCGGCGTACgcacggggcggggggtgtcCCTCTGCCCACAACACCGGTCCCGCCAGAGGAGCCTGTCATTGGTTTCCCTGAGCCAGCCGCAGCAGAGACTGGAGACGCAGACGCCCCGGAGCCCCCTGTGACCGAAGAGAGCCCAGGAGGGCCCGCCGCCCCAGGCACCTACCGCTGCCTCCTGTGCAGCCGCGAATTTGGCAAGGCGTTGCAGCTGACCCGGCACCAGCGTTTCGTGCACCGGCTGGAGCGGCGACACAAGTGTGGCATCTGCGGCAAGATGTTCAAGAAGAAGTCTCACGTGCGTAACCACCTGCGCACGCACACGGGCGAGCGGCCCTTCCCCTGCCCGGACTGCTCCAAGCCCTTCAACTCGCCTGCCAACCTGGCACGCCACCGGCTCACGCACACGGGGGAGCGGCCCTACCGGTGCGGGGACTGTGGCAAGGCTTTCACGCAGAGCTCCACCCTGAGGCAGCATCGCCTGGTGCACGCCCAGCACTTCCCCTACCGCTGCCAGGAGTGCGGGGTGCGTTTCCACCGCCCCTACCGCCTGCTCATGCACCGCTACCACCACACGGGCGAGTACCCCTACAAGTGTTGCGAGTGCCCCCGCTCCTTCTTGCTGCGCCGGCTGCTGGAGGTGCACCAGCTCGTGGCCCACGCTGGGCGCCAGCCCCACCGCTGCCCATCCTGCGGGGCCGCCTTCCCTTCCTCGCTGCGGCTCCGCGAGCACCGCTGCGCGGCTGCTGCCGCACAGGCCCCGCGGCGCTTCGAGTGCGGCACCTGCGGCAAGAAAGTGGGCTCGGCTGCCCGGTTGCAGGCGCACGAGGCGGCGCACGCGGCTGCCGGGCCCGGAGAGGTCCTGGCTAAGGAGCCCCCTGCCCCTCGGGCCCCTCGGGCCGCTCGCACGCCTGTGGCCGCCCCGACCGCCTTGGGGAGTGTGGCCCCCGCGGCCCCCGCGGCCCCGGCCCGACGCCGGGGCCTGGAGTGCAGCGAGTGTAAGAAGCTGTTCAGTACAGAGACGTCGTTGCAGGTACACCGGCGCATCCACACGGGCGAGCGGCCGTACCCGTGTCCGGACTGCGGCAAGGCCTTCCGCCAGAGCACCCACCTGAAGGACCACCGGCGCCTGCACACAGGCGAGCGGCCCTTTGCCTGCGAGGTGTGTGGCAAGGCCTTCGCCATCTCCATGCGCTTGGCAGAGCATCGCCGCATTCACACGGGTGAGCGGCCCTACTCGTGCCCAGACTGTGGCAAGAGCTACCGCTCCTTCTCCAACCTGTGGAAACACCGCAAGAcccaccagcagcagcatcagGCCGCCGTGCGCCAGCAGCTGGCAGAGGCGGAGGCTGCCGTGGGGCTGGCCGTCATGGAGACTGCGGCAGAGGCACTGCCCCTGGTGGAGGCCATCGAGATCTACCCTCTGGCTGAGGCCGAGGGGGTCCAGATCAGCGGCTGA
- the ZNF574 gene encoding zinc finger protein 574 isoform X1 — MAGRKDEERREAETEGEQSRAPVAVGPRLEKAGAETGQESQRRSEPATQGLTATMTEESEETVLYIEHRYVCSECNQLYGSLEEVLMHQNSHVPQQHFELVGVADPGVTVAAEAASGTGLYQTLVQESQYQCLECGQLLMSPSQLLEHQELHLKMMAPQEAVPAEPPPKAPALSSSTIHYECVDCKALFASQELWLNHRQTHLRGTPTKPPAPVVLGSPVVLGPPVGQARVAVEHSYRKAEEGGEGAAVPSAAATTAEVVTEVELLLYKCSECSQLFQLPADFLEHQATHFPAPAPEAEEPALQQDTLTPSPAEVPASQPDPLPSSDHSYELRNGEAVGRDRRGRKARRNNSGEPGGTAAQELFCSACDQLFLSPHQLQQHLRSHREGVFKCPLCSRVFPSPSSLDQHLGDHSSESHFLCVDCGLAFGTEALLLAHRRAHTPNPLHSCPCGKTFVNLTKFLYHRRTHGAGGVPLPTTPVPPEEPVIGFPEPAAAETGDADAPEPPVTEESPGGPAAPGTYRCLLCSREFGKALQLTRHQRFVHRLERRHKCGICGKMFKKKSHVRNHLRTHTGERPFPCPDCSKPFNSPANLARHRLTHTGERPYRCGDCGKAFTQSSTLRQHRLVHAQHFPYRCQECGVRFHRPYRLLMHRYHHTGEYPYKCCECPRSFLLRRLLEVHQLVAHAGRQPHRCPSCGAAFPSSLRLREHRCAAAAAQAPRRFECGTCGKKVGSAARLQAHEAAHAAAGPGEVLAKEPPAPRAPRAARTPVAAPTALGSVAPAAPAAPARRRGLECSECKKLFSTETSLQVHRRIHTGERPYPCPDCGKAFRQSTHLKDHRRLHTGERPFACEVCGKAFAISMRLAEHRRIHTGERPYSCPDCGKSYRSFSNLWKHRKTHQQQHQAAVRQQLAEAEAAVGLAVMETAAEALPLVEAIEIYPLAEAEGVQISG, encoded by the exons ATGGCAGGCAGAAAGgatgaggaaagaagagaggcgGAAACAGAGGGAGAACAGAGCCGGGCACCGGTCGCCGTGGGACCGCGGCTGGAGAAAGCAGGGGCGGAGACTGGCCAGGAGTCCCAGAGAAGGAGTGAGCCCGCAA CCCAAGGCCTCACTGCCACCATGACTGAGGAGTCGGAGGAGACGGTTCTGTACATTGAGCACCGCTATGTCTGCTCTGAGTGCAACCAGCTGTATGGATCCCTGGAGGAGGTGCTCATGCACCAGAACTCCCATGTGCCTCAGCAGCACTTTGAGCTGGTGGGCGTGGCTGACCCTGGAGTCACTGTAGCCGCAGAGGCAGCTTCCGGCACGGGCCTCTATCAGACCCTGGTGCAGGAGAGCCAGTACCAGTGCCTAGAGTGCGGGCAGCTGCTGATGTCGCCCAGCCAGCTCCTGGAGCACCAGGAGCTGCACCTGAAGATGATGGCTCCCCAGGAGGCAGTGCCAGCCGAGCCACCACCCAAGGCACCTGCCCTGAGCTCTAGTACCATCCACTACGAGTGTGTGGATTGCAAGGCTCTCTTCGCCAGCCAGGAGCTCTGGCTGAACCACCGGCAGACGCACCTCCGGGGCACTCCCACCAAGCCTCCGGCCCCGGTTGTCCTGGGGTCCCCGGTTGTCCTGGGGCCCCCTGTGGGCCAGGCCCGCGTGGCTGTGGAGCACTCATACCGCAAGGcagaagagggtggggagggggccgccgTCCCTTCTGCTGCTGCCACCACCGCTGAGGTGGTGACTGAGGTGGAGCTGCTCCTCTACAAATGCTCCGAGTGCTCCCAGCTCTTCCAGCTTCCGGCCGACTTCCTGGAACACCAGGCCACCCacttccctgctcctgccccggAGGCCGAGGAGCCTGCCTTGCAGCAGGACACCCTGACTCCGTCCCCTGCAGAGGTGCCCGCGTCTCAGCCTGATCCCCTGCCGTCCTCTGACCACAGTTACGAGCTGCGCAACGGTGAAGCCGTTGGGCGCGATCGCCGGGGGCGCAAGGCCCGCAGGAACAACAGCGGAGAGCCGGGCGGGACGGCCGCCCAGGAGCTCTTTTGCTCCGCCTGTGACcagctctttctctcccctcaccAGCTACAGCAGCACCTGCGGAGCCACCGGGAGGGCGTCTTTAAGTGCCCTCTGTGCAGTCGTGTGTTCCCCAGCCCTTCCAGTCTGGACCAGCACCTTGGAGACCACAGCAGCGAGTCTCACTTCCTGTGCGTGGACTGCGGCCTGGCCTTTGGCACCGAGGCCCTCCTCCTGGCCCACCGGCGAGCCCACACCCCGAATCCTCTGCATTCGTGTCCGTGTGGAAAGACGTTTGTCAACCTCACCAAGTTCCTGTATCATCGGCGTACgcacggggcggggggtgtcCCTCTGCCCACAACACCGGTCCCGCCAGAGGAGCCTGTCATTGGTTTCCCTGAGCCAGCCGCAGCAGAGACTGGAGACGCAGACGCCCCGGAGCCCCCTGTGACCGAAGAGAGCCCAGGAGGGCCCGCCGCCCCAGGCACCTACCGCTGCCTCCTGTGCAGCCGCGAATTTGGCAAGGCGTTGCAGCTGACCCGGCACCAGCGTTTCGTGCACCGGCTGGAGCGGCGACACAAGTGTGGCATCTGCGGCAAGATGTTCAAGAAGAAGTCTCACGTGCGTAACCACCTGCGCACGCACACGGGCGAGCGGCCCTTCCCCTGCCCGGACTGCTCCAAGCCCTTCAACTCGCCTGCCAACCTGGCACGCCACCGGCTCACGCACACGGGGGAGCGGCCCTACCGGTGCGGGGACTGTGGCAAGGCTTTCACGCAGAGCTCCACCCTGAGGCAGCATCGCCTGGTGCACGCCCAGCACTTCCCCTACCGCTGCCAGGAGTGCGGGGTGCGTTTCCACCGCCCCTACCGCCTGCTCATGCACCGCTACCACCACACGGGCGAGTACCCCTACAAGTGTTGCGAGTGCCCCCGCTCCTTCTTGCTGCGCCGGCTGCTGGAGGTGCACCAGCTCGTGGCCCACGCTGGGCGCCAGCCCCACCGCTGCCCATCCTGCGGGGCCGCCTTCCCTTCCTCGCTGCGGCTCCGCGAGCACCGCTGCGCGGCTGCTGCCGCACAGGCCCCGCGGCGCTTCGAGTGCGGCACCTGCGGCAAGAAAGTGGGCTCGGCTGCCCGGTTGCAGGCGCACGAGGCGGCGCACGCGGCTGCCGGGCCCGGAGAGGTCCTGGCTAAGGAGCCCCCTGCCCCTCGGGCCCCTCGGGCCGCTCGCACGCCTGTGGCCGCCCCGACCGCCTTGGGGAGTGTGGCCCCCGCGGCCCCCGCGGCCCCGGCCCGACGCCGGGGCCTGGAGTGCAGCGAGTGTAAGAAGCTGTTCAGTACAGAGACGTCGTTGCAGGTACACCGGCGCATCCACACGGGCGAGCGGCCGTACCCGTGTCCGGACTGCGGCAAGGCCTTCCGCCAGAGCACCCACCTGAAGGACCACCGGCGCCTGCACACAGGCGAGCGGCCCTTTGCCTGCGAGGTGTGTGGCAAGGCCTTCGCCATCTCCATGCGCTTGGCAGAGCATCGCCGCATTCACACGGGTGAGCGGCCCTACTCGTGCCCAGACTGTGGCAAGAGCTACCGCTCCTTCTCCAACCTGTGGAAACACCGCAAGAcccaccagcagcagcatcagGCCGCCGTGCGCCAGCAGCTGGCAGAGGCGGAGGCTGCCGTGGGGCTGGCCGTCATGGAGACTGCGGCAGAGGCACTGCCCCTGGTGGAGGCCATCGAGATCTACCCTCTGGCTGAGGCCGAGGGGGTCCAGATCAGCGGCTGA